The Tistrella mobilis genome window below encodes:
- a CDS encoding sensor histidine kinase has translation MAVFDRNEIRRFFGATAAIAAPAVGTLGGLCFAGALDWHWALAGVVVSVAGSMAVARLLLGGFHALRDFAEALAHGEERPAPPPGGRIVQDIARAMLRLWLKERRRAERLAVQADDFGQILDRLPLLVLTVDDQVRIRSANRAAEETMGEGLVGRELVAVLRHPALLDAVDQALMRGEFADVVFSTAAPDRREYKAHIEALRAGDEHTEARRAVIALHDLTQIRKLEQMRADFVANASHEIRTPLATLIGFIETLRGPARDDPDAAEHFLSIMDDQARRMSRLVNDLLSLSRIEMNEHMPPAAAVDLTDVIDDVISGLEFKAHARGIEIEVTADPTLAPALGDPDELTQVAQNLIDNAIKYGRNDSRITVRLFRTTEAPRPVGLAATLEAVGFSVTDQSDGIPREHLPRLTERFYRVDSARSRQVGSTGLGLAIVKHIVNRHRGHLAIDSRVGEGSCFTVYLPLAGRGNGRAPVAAAS, from the coding sequence ATGGCGGTATTCGACCGGAACGAGATCAGGCGGTTCTTCGGCGCGACGGCGGCGATCGCGGCCCCTGCCGTGGGGACGCTCGGCGGCCTGTGCTTTGCGGGCGCGCTGGACTGGCACTGGGCGCTGGCCGGTGTGGTGGTCTCGGTCGCCGGCTCCATGGCCGTCGCCCGCCTGCTGCTCGGCGGCTTCCATGCCCTGCGGGATTTTGCCGAGGCGCTTGCCCATGGCGAGGAACGCCCGGCCCCGCCGCCCGGCGGGCGAATTGTCCAGGACATCGCCCGGGCGATGCTCCGGCTCTGGCTCAAGGAGCGTCGCCGGGCCGAGCGGCTGGCGGTCCAGGCCGACGATTTCGGCCAGATCCTGGACCGGCTGCCCCTGCTGGTGCTGACGGTCGATGATCAGGTGCGGATCCGCTCGGCCAATCGTGCCGCGGAAGAGACGATGGGCGAGGGGCTGGTCGGGCGCGAGCTGGTCGCCGTCCTGCGCCATCCGGCCCTGCTGGATGCGGTCGATCAGGCGCTGATGCGCGGCGAGTTCGCCGATGTGGTGTTCTCCACCGCCGCCCCCGACCGGCGGGAATACAAGGCGCATATCGAGGCCTTGCGGGCCGGCGACGAGCATACCGAGGCACGCCGGGCGGTGATCGCCCTCCACGACCTGACCCAGATCCGCAAGCTGGAGCAGATGCGCGCCGATTTCGTCGCCAATGCCAGCCATGAAATCCGCACGCCGCTCGCCACCCTGATCGGCTTCATCGAGACCCTGCGCGGGCCCGCCCGCGACGATCCGGATGCGGCCGAGCATTTCCTGTCGATCATGGACGATCAGGCCCGACGGATGTCGCGGCTGGTCAACGACCTGCTGTCGCTGTCGCGGATCGAGATGAACGAACATATGCCGCCGGCTGCGGCGGTCGACCTGACCGATGTGATCGACGACGTCATCTCGGGGCTGGAGTTCAAGGCCCATGCCCGGGGGATCGAGATCGAGGTCACGGCCGACCCGACGCTGGCACCGGCGCTGGGCGACCCGGACGAGCTGACCCAGGTTGCCCAGAACCTGATCGACAACGCGATCAAATACGGCCGCAACGACAGCCGGATCACCGTGCGGCTGTTCCGCACGACCGAGGCCCCGCGGCCGGTGGGGCTGGCTGCAACCCTGGAGGCGGTGGGCTTCTCGGTGACCGACCAGAGCGACGGCATCCCGCGGGAGCACCTGCCGCGGCTGACCGAGCGCTTCTACCGGGTGGACAGCGCCCGGTCGCGCCAGGTCGGCTCCACCGGTCTCGGGCTGGCGATCGTGAAGCACATCGTCAACCGCCATCGCGGCCATCTGGCGATCGACAGCCGGGTGGGCGAGGGGTCGTGCTTTACGGTCTATCTGCCGCTGGCCGGCCGCGGCAACGGCCGGGCGCCGGTGGCGGCCGCTTCCTGA
- a CDS encoding acyl-CoA synthetase, with amino-acid sequence MSDLIRRNTINDAVRRAAAKFRDRLALRHGDRRWSFAEVNRAADAIGRRLIEAGLGRGDRLAVYARNSDTYLLVWLGALRAGLVHVPINYALTETELHYIVEQSGARGLIYDPDLAETARAVAGRVDLAFAVPMTGDADFDPLEVALGSAGAEALEVGLADEDLAQILYTSGTTAAPKGAMMTHRALLAEYTSCIVELNLKGSDRALAALPLYHSAQMHCFTMPQLLVGATTILIQTPVPEQCLALIEEEAITSFFAPPTVWISLLRHADFDRRDLSSLKNVYYGASIMPVPILQELRRRLAGAQPYNCYGQSEIGPLATVLGPDEHEARPASAGRPVMNVETRIVDGEMNDVAPGVQGEIVHRSPQLLTGYWNKPDETADAFSGEWFHSGDVGYLDDEGYLYVVDRVKDVIKTGGVIVASREVEDAIFTHPAVSEVAVIGLPDPKWIEAVTALVVLRPGQEVGIDELVAHARERLAPYKVPKAVHFVDALPRNTAGKILKRTLRQEFAEQG; translated from the coding sequence ATGTCGGATCTGATCCGCCGAAACACCATCAATGATGCCGTGCGCCGTGCGGCCGCCAAGTTCCGCGACCGTCTGGCGCTCCGCCATGGCGACCGGCGCTGGAGCTTTGCCGAGGTGAACCGCGCCGCCGATGCCATCGGTCGCCGGCTGATCGAGGCCGGGCTCGGCCGCGGCGACCGGCTGGCGGTCTATGCCCGCAATTCCGACACCTATCTGCTGGTCTGGCTGGGCGCGCTGCGCGCAGGCCTCGTCCACGTGCCGATCAACTACGCACTGACCGAGACCGAGCTGCACTACATCGTGGAGCAGTCGGGCGCTCGCGGCCTGATCTATGACCCGGATCTGGCCGAAACCGCCCGGGCGGTGGCGGGGCGGGTGGATCTCGCCTTCGCCGTCCCGATGACGGGCGATGCGGATTTCGACCCGCTGGAGGTCGCGCTGGGCTCGGCCGGCGCCGAGGCGCTGGAGGTGGGGCTTGCCGACGAGGATCTGGCGCAGATCCTGTACACCTCGGGCACCACGGCGGCGCCCAAGGGCGCGATGATGACCCATCGTGCGCTGCTGGCCGAATACACCAGCTGCATCGTCGAGCTGAACCTGAAAGGCAGCGATCGGGCGCTCGCAGCCCTGCCGCTTTACCATTCCGCGCAGATGCACTGCTTCACCATGCCCCAGCTGCTGGTCGGCGCCACCACCATCCTGATCCAGACCCCGGTGCCGGAGCAGTGCCTGGCCCTGATCGAGGAAGAGGCCATCACCTCGTTCTTCGCGCCGCCCACCGTCTGGATCAGCCTGCTGCGCCATGCCGATTTCGACCGGCGCGACCTCTCCAGCCTGAAGAACGTCTATTACGGCGCCTCGATCATGCCGGTGCCGATCCTGCAGGAGCTGCGCCGGCGACTGGCCGGGGCCCAGCCCTACAACTGCTACGGCCAGAGCGAGATCGGCCCGCTTGCCACCGTTCTCGGCCCCGACGAGCACGAGGCGCGCCCCGCTTCCGCCGGCCGGCCGGTGATGAATGTCGAGACCCGGATCGTCGATGGCGAGATGAACGACGTGGCCCCGGGCGTGCAGGGGGAAATCGTGCACCGCTCGCCCCAGCTGCTGACCGGCTATTGGAACAAGCCCGACGAGACGGCGGACGCCTTCTCGGGCGAGTGGTTCCATTCGGGCGATGTCGGCTATCTCGACGACGAGGGGTATCTCTATGTCGTCGACCGGGTGAAGGACGTGATCAAGACCGGCGGGGTGATCGTCGCCAGCCGCGAGGTCGAGGATGCGATCTTCACCCATCCGGCGGTGTCCGAGGTGGCGGTGATCGGCCTGCCCGATCCGAAATGGATCGAGGCGGTGACCGCCCTGGTCGTGCTCCGGCCCGGTCAGGAGGTCGGGATCGACGAGCTGGTGGCCCATGCCCGCGAGCGGCTGGCGCCGTATAAGGTGCCGAAGGCCGTGCATTTCGTCGATGCCCTGCCGCGCAACACCGCCGGCAAGATCCTGAAGCGCACGCTGCGCCAGGAGTTTGCCGAGCAGGGCTGA
- a CDS encoding PstS family phosphate ABC transporter substrate-binding protein, with amino-acid sequence MFKKAALLSAVAIVAVATPALARDQIRIVGSSTVYPFATAVAEEFGKTSGFATPVIESTGSGGGLKLFCAGVGTQHPDITNASRRIKKSEIEECAKNGVTEITEVKIGFDGIVLANAVNGPDMNITRAQLWQALAKQVPVDGKLVENPYKSWSDIDGSLPNEPIEVLGPPPTSGTRDAFVELVMEHGCEEFDAVKAIEDKKMRGAVCKSIREDGAFIEAGENDNLIVQKLASNPAAFGIFGYSFLEQNGDKVKAATIEGKAPEYDAISSGEYPVSRSLYFYVKNAHVGTVPGMKEYVTEFTSEDAMSPVGYLAQRGLIALPDAERAEVAKTAQGLVPLKM; translated from the coding sequence GTGTTCAAGAAAGCCGCGCTTCTGTCGGCGGTTGCGATCGTTGCGGTCGCCACTCCGGCCCTTGCCCGCGATCAGATCCGCATCGTCGGCTCGTCGACCGTCTACCCCTTCGCGACTGCGGTCGCCGAAGAGTTCGGCAAGACCTCGGGCTTCGCGACCCCGGTCATCGAGAGCACGGGTTCGGGCGGCGGCCTGAAGCTGTTCTGCGCCGGCGTCGGCACGCAGCACCCTGACATCACCAACGCCTCGCGCCGGATCAAGAAGTCCGAGATCGAGGAATGCGCCAAGAACGGCGTGACCGAGATCACCGAGGTGAAGATCGGCTTCGACGGCATCGTGCTGGCGAATGCGGTCAACGGCCCGGACATGAACATCACCCGCGCCCAGCTGTGGCAGGCGCTGGCGAAGCAGGTTCCGGTCGACGGCAAGCTGGTCGAGAACCCCTACAAGAGCTGGTCGGACATCGACGGCTCGCTGCCGAACGAGCCGATCGAGGTTCTCGGCCCCCCGCCCACCTCGGGCACCCGTGACGCCTTCGTCGAGCTCGTCATGGAGCACGGCTGCGAGGAATTCGACGCCGTGAAGGCGATCGAAGACAAGAAGATGCGCGGCGCGGTCTGCAAGTCGATCCGCGAAGACGGCGCCTTCATCGAAGCCGGCGAGAACGACAACCTGATCGTTCAGAAGCTGGCCTCGAACCCGGCCGCCTTCGGCATCTTCGGCTACAGCTTCCTTGAGCAGAACGGCGACAAGGTGAAGGCCGCCACCATCGAGGGCAAGGCGCCGGAATACGACGCCATCTCGAGCGGTGAATACCCGGTCTCGCGCTCGCTGTACTTCTACGTGAAGAACGCGCATGTCGGCACCGTGCCCGGCATGAAGGAATACGTCACCGAGTTCACCTCGGAAGACGCCATGAGCCCGGTCGGCTATCTGGCCCAGCGCGGCCTGATCGCCCTGCCGGATGCGGAGCGCGCCGAAGTGGCGAAGACCGCCCAGGGCCTGGTTCCGCTGAAGATGTGA
- the pstC gene encoding phosphate ABC transporter permease subunit PstC, whose amino-acid sequence MTVSSFVLIVLILSAVAFFLGRRRSVSLANGRLSTLHSRPGYYGWYVALWCGLPAVLLALVWIVARTPIVNGAVHDVIPEDVMAAGTGAVNLFMADAYNLATGNIVSSDPSPAVREAASIITGLTRTVNLAFAGIGLALALAGLTAAYRRITADFRSRNRVERILRILLIVASTLSIFTTIGIVFSVLFESIRFFQRIPILDFLFGLHWSPQIAIRADQVASEGSFGMIPLFAGTLLITFIALAVAIPIGLLAAIYMSEYAGRKTRALAKPLLEILAGIPTVVYGFFAALTVAPLIRGFGESLGIDAASESALAAGLVMGIMIIPFVSSLADDVINAVPQTLRDGSLGLGATTSETIKLVILPAALPGIAAACLLAFSRAIGETMIVVMAAGLAANLTANPFEAVTTVTVQIVTLLVGDQEFDSAKTLAAFALGLVLFVMTLALNVVALHIVRKYRQAYD is encoded by the coding sequence ATGACGGTAAGCTCCTTCGTGCTCATCGTGCTGATCCTGAGCGCGGTAGCATTCTTCCTCGGACGGCGGCGCTCGGTGTCGCTTGCGAATGGCAGGCTCTCCACCCTGCATTCGCGCCCCGGCTATTACGGCTGGTATGTGGCATTGTGGTGCGGCCTGCCGGCGGTGCTGCTGGCGCTGGTCTGGATCGTGGCCCGCACACCGATCGTCAACGGCGCCGTCCACGACGTCATTCCGGAAGACGTGATGGCGGCCGGCACCGGTGCCGTGAACCTGTTCATGGCCGATGCCTACAACCTTGCCACCGGCAACATCGTCTCGTCGGATCCGAGCCCCGCAGTGCGCGAGGCGGCCTCGATCATCACCGGCCTGACCCGGACGGTGAACCTGGCCTTCGCCGGCATCGGTCTTGCCCTGGCGCTTGCCGGCCTCACCGCCGCCTATCGGCGGATCACCGCGGATTTCCGCTCCCGCAACCGGGTTGAGCGGATCCTGCGCATCCTGCTGATCGTGGCCTCGACGCTGTCGATCTTCACCACCATCGGCATCGTGTTCTCGGTGCTGTTCGAATCGATCCGCTTCTTCCAGCGGATCCCGATCCTCGATTTCCTGTTCGGCCTGCACTGGAGCCCGCAGATCGCGATCCGCGCCGATCAGGTCGCCTCGGAAGGCTCGTTCGGCATGATCCCGCTGTTCGCGGGCACGCTGCTGATCACCTTCATCGCGCTGGCGGTGGCGATCCCGATCGGCCTGCTGGCGGCGATCTACATGTCGGAATATGCCGGTCGCAAGACCCGCGCGCTGGCCAAGCCGCTGCTCGAGATCCTGGCCGGCATCCCGACCGTGGTCTACGGCTTCTTCGCGGCGCTGACCGTGGCGCCGCTGATCCGCGGTTTCGGCGAGAGCCTGGGCATCGATGCCGCCTCGGAATCGGCGCTGGCCGCCGGTCTGGTCATGGGCATCATGATCATCCCCTTCGTGTCGTCGCTGGCCGACGACGTGATCAACGCCGTGCCCCAGACACTGCGCGACGGCTCGCTCGGCCTTGGCGCCACCACCTCCGAGACGATCAAGCTGGTGATCCTGCCGGCGGCCCTGCCGGGCATCGCCGCCGCCTGCCTGCTCGCCTTCTCGCGCGCCATCGGCGAGACCATGATCGTGGTGATGGCGGCCGGCCTGGCTGCGAACCTCACCGCCAATCCCTTCGAGGCGGTCACGACCGTCACCGTGCAGATCGTCACCCTGCTGGTCGGCGACCAGGAATTCGACAGTGCCAAGACGCTCGCGGCCTTCGCCCTGGGTCTGGTCCTGTTCGTCATGACCCTGGCGCTGAACGTGGTGGCCCTGCACATCGTCCGCAAATATCGCCAGGCCTATGACTGA
- the pstA gene encoding phosphate ABC transporter permease PstA translates to MTDSTLNPAGAPIAGRESPHAGQAAAARLRARRRSERRFKAYGLGAVLLAIVMLVVLIGTLAGQGLGAFTQTQIAVEVNLDPARLDPQGTRDQKTLADANYTGLLTDIVRDNFGATQRRDILKALGLFSRDARFELRDFVLANPDLIGTTQTVWLTASGDLDMLDKGWIDRDLPETQRPIDDRVLGWYDALVAKDAISRDFNTRFFTGADSRSPELAGIWGATVGSALTLFVCFILSFPIGVTTAIYLEEFAPKNRWTDLIEVNINNLAAVPSIVFGLLGLAVFIGFFGMPRSAPVVGGFTLALMTLPTIIIATRAALKAVPPSIRQAAQGLGASPVQVVFHHVLPLAMPGILTGTIIGMAQALGETAPLLMIGMVAFIADVPGGFTTPSTVLPVQIFLWADSPERAFVEKTAAAILVLLGFLIIMNAIAVLLRRRFERRW, encoded by the coding sequence ATGACCGACAGCACCCTGAACCCTGCCGGCGCCCCGATCGCCGGACGGGAAAGCCCCCATGCCGGCCAGGCGGCGGCTGCCCGCCTCAGGGCCCGGCGCCGCTCGGAACGCCGCTTCAAGGCCTATGGTCTGGGCGCCGTCCTGCTCGCCATCGTCATGCTGGTCGTGCTGATCGGCACGCTGGCGGGCCAGGGTCTCGGCGCTTTCACCCAGACCCAGATCGCGGTGGAGGTCAATCTCGACCCGGCCCGGCTGGACCCGCAGGGCACGCGCGACCAGAAGACGCTCGCGGACGCCAATTATACCGGCCTGCTGACCGACATCGTCCGCGACAATTTCGGCGCCACCCAGCGCCGGGACATCCTGAAGGCCCTGGGCCTGTTCAGCCGCGATGCCCGCTTCGAGTTGCGTGATTTCGTGCTGGCCAACCCGGATCTGATCGGCACCACCCAGACGGTGTGGCTGACGGCCTCGGGCGATCTCGACATGCTCGACAAGGGCTGGATCGACCGCGATCTGCCCGAGACGCAGCGGCCGATCGACGATCGGGTGCTCGGCTGGTACGACGCGCTGGTGGCGAAGGACGCGATCAGCCGCGACTTCAACACCCGCTTCTTCACCGGTGCCGACAGCCGCTCGCCCGAGCTGGCCGGCATCTGGGGAGCGACCGTCGGCTCTGCCCTCACCCTCTTCGTCTGCTTCATCCTCTCCTTCCCGATCGGCGTCACCACGGCGATCTATCTGGAAGAGTTCGCGCCCAAGAACCGCTGGACCGACCTGATCGAGGTCAACATCAACAACCTCGCGGCGGTGCCCTCGATCGTGTTCGGTCTGCTGGGTCTTGCGGTGTTCATCGGCTTCTTCGGCATGCCCCGATCGGCGCCGGTGGTCGGCGGCTTCACGCTGGCACTCATGACCCTGCCCACCATCATCATCGCGACCCGCGCCGCGCTGAAGGCGGTGCCGCCCTCGATCCGTCAGGCGGCCCAGGGGCTGGGTGCCAGCCCGGTGCAGGTTGTGTTCCATCACGTGCTGCCGCTGGCCATGCCGGGCATCCTGACCGGCACGATCATCGGCATGGCCCAGGCGCTGGGCGAGACCGCACCGCTGCTGATGATCGGCATGGTCGCCTTCATCGCCGACGTGCCGGGTGGCTTCACCACGCCGTCGACGGTGCTGCCGGTGCAGATCTTCCTCTGGGCCGACAGCCCGGAACGCGCCTTCGTCGAAAAGACCGCCGCCGCCATCCTGGTGCTGCTCGGCTTCCTGATCATCATGAACGCGATCGCCGTCCTGCTGCGCAGGCGCTTCGAGCGCCGCTGGTAA
- the pstB gene encoding phosphate ABC transporter ATP-binding protein PstB — translation MTSGLVPKMTARKLNLFYGEKQALFDVDLDIHANSVTALIGPSGCGKSTFLRCLNRMNDTIPNVRIQGEVKLETADIYDRMVDVVQLRARVGMVFQKPNPFPKSIYDNVAYGPRIHGLADSREELDEIVERSLKRAGLYEEVKSRLQESGTGLSGGQQQRLCIARAIAVDPEVILMDEPCSALDPIATARIEELIDELRENYTIAIVTHSMQQAARVSQRTAFFHLGQLVEFGDTEQVFTNPREVRTQDYITGRFG, via the coding sequence ATGACTTCCGGCCTCGTGCCCAAGATGACCGCGCGCAAGCTGAACCTGTTCTATGGTGAGAAGCAGGCGCTGTTCGACGTCGATCTCGACATCCACGCCAACAGCGTGACCGCGCTGATCGGCCCCTCGGGTTGCGGCAAGTCGACCTTCCTGCGCTGCCTGAACCGGATGAACGACACCATCCCCAATGTCCGGATCCAGGGCGAGGTGAAGCTGGAAACCGCCGACATCTACGACCGCATGGTCGACGTGGTGCAGCTGCGCGCCCGGGTCGGCATGGTGTTCCAGAAGCCCAATCCCTTCCCGAAGTCGATCTACGACAACGTGGCTTACGGTCCCCGCATCCACGGCCTGGCCGACAGCCGGGAAGAGCTGGACGAGATCGTCGAGCGGTCGCTGAAGCGGGCCGGCCTTTACGAAGAGGTGAAGAGCCGCCTGCAGGAAAGCGGCACCGGCCTCTCGGGCGGTCAGCAGCAGCGTCTGTGCATCGCCCGCGCGATCGCGGTTGACCCCGAGGTGATCCTGATGGACGAGCCCTGCTCGGCGCTGGACCCGATCGCGACCGCGCGTATCGAGGAGCTGATCGACGAGCTGCGCGAGAACTACACCATCGCCATCGTCACCCACTCCATGCAGCAGGCGGCCCGCGTGTCGCAGCGCACCGCCTTCTTCCATCTGGGCCAGCTGGTCGAGTTCGGCGACACCGAGCAGGTGTTCACCAACCCGCGCGAGGTCCGGACCCAGGACTACATCACCGGCCGCTTCGGCTGA
- the phoU gene encoding phosphate signaling complex protein PhoU: MPISGQHIVKSFDEEIARLGNDIVRMGGQVEAQIDLAMRAIASRDSELASDVVAGDSKVDGLEDMIEEQVVRLFALRAPVANDLRLAFASLRIAAELERMGDLAKNAAKRAIILNQSAPVRPVHVLPRMAAVVQRMLKDVLDAFVERDAGRARAVWQNDAEVDELHNSLFRELLTYMMEDPRHITACTHMLFIAKNIERMGDHTTNIAEQVIFVVEGTKPDTARPKAETVLDRSGDAVLDD; this comes from the coding sequence ATGCCCATTTCCGGTCAGCACATCGTGAAATCCTTCGACGAAGAGATTGCGCGCCTCGGCAACGACATCGTCCGCATGGGCGGCCAGGTGGAAGCGCAGATCGATCTCGCCATGCGTGCCATCGCCAGCCGTGACAGCGAGCTGGCGAGCGATGTGGTCGCGGGCGACAGCAAGGTCGACGGCCTGGAAGACATGATCGAGGAGCAGGTGGTGCGGCTGTTCGCGCTGCGTGCCCCCGTCGCCAACGATCTGCGTCTGGCCTTTGCCTCTCTGCGCATTGCGGCCGAGCTGGAGCGCATGGGCGATCTGGCCAAGAACGCCGCCAAGCGCGCGATCATCCTGAACCAGTCGGCCCCGGTCCGGCCGGTGCATGTGCTGCCGCGCATGGCCGCGGTGGTGCAGCGCATGCTGAAGGACGTGCTCGACGCCTTCGTCGAACGTGATGCCGGCCGCGCCCGTGCCGTCTGGCAGAACGATGCCGAGGTCGACGAGCTGCACAACAGCCTGTTCCGCGAACTCCTGACCTACATGATGGAGGATCCGCGGCACATCACGGCGTGCACGCACATGCTGTTCATCGCCAAGAACATCGAGCGGATGGGCGATCACACCACCAATATCGCCGAGCAGGTGATCTTCGTGGTCGAGGGCACCAAGCCCGATACTGCCCGCCCCAAGGCCGAGACCGTTCTCGACCGGTCGGGCGACGCCGTTCTCGACGACTGA
- the phoB gene encoding phosphate regulon transcriptional regulator PhoB — translation MRPKIMVVEDETAIVTILRYNLERAGFAVEEANDGEEALWRIREVKPDVLLLDWMLPKLSGLELCRQLRRDPETRNLPIIMLTARGEETDRVRGLDSGADDYVPKPFSPQEVVARIRAVLRRIRPAFSEEVLSYADLQMDLAAHKVTRSAEPVHLGPTEFRLLRFLMEHPGRVFSREQLLDGVWGQDIYVEPRTVDVHIRRLRKALNGENLPDLIRTVRSAGYALDAQGTAA, via the coding sequence ATGCGTCCGAAGATCATGGTCGTCGAAGACGAAACCGCGATCGTCACCATCCTGCGCTACAACCTCGAACGCGCGGGCTTTGCCGTCGAGGAGGCGAATGACGGCGAGGAGGCGCTCTGGCGCATTCGCGAGGTGAAGCCCGACGTCCTGCTGCTGGACTGGATGCTGCCCAAGCTTTCCGGGCTGGAGCTGTGCCGCCAGCTGCGCCGCGACCCCGAGACCCGCAATCTGCCGATCATCATGCTCACCGCGCGCGGCGAGGAGACCGATCGGGTGCGCGGGCTGGACAGCGGTGCCGACGACTACGTGCCCAAGCCCTTCTCGCCCCAGGAAGTGGTGGCCCGGATCCGCGCCGTGCTGCGCCGCATCCGTCCCGCCTTCTCGGAAGAGGTGCTGTCCTATGCCGATCTGCAGATGGATCTGGCGGCCCACAAGGTGACCCGCTCGGCCGAACCCGTGCATCTGGGGCCGACCGAATTCCGCCTGCTGCGCTTCCTGATGGAGCATCCGGGCCGGGTCTTTTCGCGCGAGCAGCTGCTCGACGGCGTCTGGGGCCAGGACATCTATGTCGAGCCCCGCACGGTGGACGTGCATATCCGCCGGCTGCGCAAGGCGCTGAACGGCGAGAACCTGCCCGATCTGATCCGCACCGTCCGCTCCGCCGGCTATGCGCTGGATGCCCAGGGCACGGCTGCCTGA
- a CDS encoding LysE family translocator: protein MTLDIWLIYLAAAAGLSLTPGPNGLLSLNHGVRFGVRRTAFTAAGGVTGFMVLVAASLAGLGALLAASEQAFTIAKWIGAAYLVWLGIRTFRAPPPSVTLADAGGRIAGAGPWRLFTQGFLVAVSNPKALIFFAAFLPQFMVPGVSFLTHLLVLGGTFAVVEFVYELILAGAARRIAPWLGRHGRWFNRATGAAFVGIGGILTTANRI from the coding sequence ATGACGCTCGACATCTGGTTGATCTATCTGGCGGCGGCGGCGGGGCTGTCGCTGACGCCCGGGCCGAACGGGCTCCTGTCGCTCAATCACGGCGTGCGCTTCGGCGTGCGCCGTACCGCCTTCACCGCTGCGGGCGGGGTGACCGGCTTCATGGTGCTGGTCGCGGCCTCGCTTGCCGGGCTCGGGGCGCTGCTGGCGGCATCGGAACAGGCTTTCACCATCGCCAAATGGATCGGGGCGGCCTATCTGGTCTGGCTGGGCATCCGCACCTTCCGCGCGCCGCCGCCCTCGGTGACGCTGGCCGATGCCGGGGGCCGCATTGCCGGGGCGGGGCCCTGGCGGCTGTTCACCCAGGGCTTTCTGGTGGCGGTGTCGAACCCCAAGGCGCTGATCTTCTTCGCCGCCTTCCTGCCCCAGTTCATGGTGCCGGGCGTGTCGTTCCTGACCCATCTTCTGGTTCTGGGCGGCACCTTTGCCGTGGTCGAATTCGTCTACGAGCTGATCCTGGCGGGGGCCGCGCGGCGCATCGCCCCCTGGCTGGGGCGCCATGGCCGCTGGTTCAACCGGGCGACCGGTGCGGCCTTTGTCGGCATCGGCGGCATCCTGACCACCGCCAACCGGATCTGA
- the trpS gene encoding tryptophan--tRNA ligase, with amino-acid sequence MARIFSGAQPTGNLHLGNYLGAIRNWVTLQDSYESVFCIVDLHAITVWQDPKALIRQTRELTAAYIAAGIDPERCVIFNQSAVTAHSELAWLLNCMTPIGWLNRMTQFKEKAGKDREKASLGLYAYPVLMAADILAYKATHVPVGEDQKQHLELTRDIAQRFNQLYEKDVLPLPEPMILGAATRVMSLRDGTKKMSKSDPSDYARINLTDDRDTIAQKLKKARTDSEPGVTYEPERRPEVANLIRIYAALDGRTTDQVVADYADAPFTTVKTRLTDLAVEKLGPIAEEMKRLMADPAEIDRILAKGADRARAIADPVVAEVRETIGLLRP; translated from the coding sequence ATGGCGAGGATCTTCTCCGGCGCACAGCCGACCGGCAACCTGCATCTCGGCAACTATCTGGGCGCCATCCGCAACTGGGTGACGCTGCAGGACAGTTACGAGTCGGTGTTCTGCATCGTCGATCTGCACGCCATCACCGTCTGGCAGGATCCCAAGGCGCTGATCCGGCAGACCCGCGAGCTGACCGCCGCCTATATCGCCGCCGGCATCGACCCGGAACGCTGCGTGATCTTCAACCAGTCGGCCGTGACCGCGCATTCGGAACTGGCCTGGCTGCTGAACTGCATGACGCCGATCGGCTGGCTGAACCGGATGACCCAGTTCAAGGAGAAGGCCGGCAAGGACCGCGAGAAGGCGAGCCTTGGCCTTTATGCCTATCCTGTGCTGATGGCGGCCGACATCCTGGCCTATAAGGCGACCCATGTGCCGGTGGGAGAGGACCAGAAGCAGCATCTGGAACTGACCCGCGACATCGCACAGCGCTTCAACCAGCTCTATGAAAAGGACGTGCTGCCGCTGCCCGAGCCGATGATCCTGGGGGCGGCAACCCGGGTGATGTCGCTGCGCGACGGTACGAAGAAGATGAGCAAGTCCGACCCGTCGGATTATGCGCGCATCAACCTGACCGACGACCGCGACACCATCGCCCAGAAGCTGAAGAAGGCCCGGACCGACAGCGAGCCCGGCGTGACCTACGAGCCGGAGCGCCGGCCCGAGGTCGCCAACCTGATCCGGATCTATGCCGCGCTGGACGGCCGCACCACCGACCAGGTGGTTGCCGACTATGCCGACGCGCCCTTCACCACGGTGAAGACCCGCCTGACCGACCTTGCGGTCGAGAAGCTGGGCCCGATCGCCGAGGAGATGAAGCGCCTGATGGCCGATCCGGCCGAGATCGACCGGATCCTGGCCAAGGGGGCCGATCGTGCCCGCGCCATCGCCGACCCGGTGGTGGCCGAGGTGCGCGAGACGATCGGCCTGCTGCGCCCCTGA